In the genome of Burkholderia diffusa, one region contains:
- a CDS encoding LysR substrate-binding domain-containing protein — MKHLFPNVAELQAFASSVKYLNFSYAARELGLTPSAVSRQIANLESMFGVKLFVREGRTLALTRAGQVYHARVIGPLREIGNASIELLSAREDSDLLTIASVPTFTTKWLVPRLARFLAGAPEVTLSFRRHLAHGDVFPFGLDAAIRYGDGAWEGVRCDYLDGRTFVPVCSGEFAARHALCTPADAAAAPRLVHEQAEIAWSLWAERHRVAGMNALAGPRFEQYSVLIQAAQAGLGLALVPRFLIVDTLASGALVEPFDAPVDVDAQGHYLCCAPERLETSAALRRFREWMLDECADR; from the coding sequence GTGAAGCACCTGTTTCCCAACGTTGCGGAGCTGCAAGCGTTCGCGAGTTCCGTGAAGTACCTGAACTTCTCGTATGCGGCGCGCGAGCTCGGCCTGACGCCGAGTGCGGTCAGCCGCCAGATCGCGAATCTCGAATCGATGTTCGGCGTGAAGCTGTTCGTGCGCGAGGGGCGCACCCTCGCCCTCACGCGGGCCGGGCAGGTTTATCACGCGCGCGTGATCGGCCCGCTGCGCGAAATCGGCAACGCATCGATCGAATTGCTGAGCGCGCGCGAGGACAGCGACCTGCTGACGATCGCAAGCGTGCCGACCTTCACGACGAAGTGGCTGGTGCCGCGCCTCGCGCGCTTTCTGGCCGGCGCGCCGGAGGTCACGCTGAGTTTTCGCCGCCATCTCGCGCACGGCGACGTGTTTCCGTTCGGACTCGACGCGGCCATACGCTATGGCGACGGCGCGTGGGAAGGCGTCCGGTGCGATTACCTGGACGGCCGCACGTTCGTGCCGGTCTGTTCCGGCGAATTCGCGGCGCGCCATGCGCTATGCACGCCCGCCGACGCAGCCGCCGCGCCGCGGCTCGTGCACGAGCAGGCGGAGATCGCGTGGTCCCTCTGGGCGGAGCGCCATCGCGTCGCCGGGATGAACGCGCTGGCGGGGCCGCGCTTCGAACAATATTCGGTGCTGATCCAGGCCGCGCAAGCCGGGCTCGGACTCGCGCTCGTGCCGCGCTTCCTGATCGTCGATACGCTCGCGAGCGGCGCGCTCGTCGAACCGTTCGACGCGCCGGTCGACGTCGACGCGCAGGGGCACTACCTGTGCTGCGCGCCGGAGCGTCTCGAGACGAGCGCCGCGTTGCGGCGCTTCAGGGAATGGATGCTCGACGAATGCGCGGACCGTTGA
- a CDS encoding alkaline phosphatase family protein, with the protein MMSFLGKQRKLVAMVAGALALTGASAYAAQQDGNGQGNDAGHGRRVVKHVLLISVDGLHEQDLARCIGANTCPNIAVLAQNGVTYTNAYTPGLSDSFPGLAALVTGGSPKTAGLFYDVSYDRNLYAPSDTTCSGKQGWNVVFDETTGIDAMNGGALVHLDGGGAFNPQAIPHAKVNGQCVPVYPHNYVKTNTVFEAVKAGVPNAYTAWADKHAWGYDWLNGPSGTGVDDLMRTEINSIDPATNTAYTDVYSHTARFDNLHVQALVNQIDGRDSTGTKNAPVPTLFGANFQTLSVAQKAPVAKGGGYLDANFTPNGQVANAITYVDNSIGRIVNELKQRNLYTSTAVIVTAKHGQSPTDHTKLVKNGDTLTKLLEANDYLDPNGNFGQNNTTTGNLNDGSGLVGTGFVQTDDVGLIWLRDRSQRTAVVQTLKANLGCNAPGICADGPHAYVLYGAALADQFGDPANGRTPDIVVQPNPGVIYTSSTKKDEEHGGNAPDDSHLGLLVAYPGLHRARTVSDFVGTKQVAPTILGLLGADPKLLHAVVAENTHVLPGLGIDH; encoded by the coding sequence ATGATGTCTTTCCTTGGTAAGCAACGGAAGCTGGTGGCAATGGTGGCGGGCGCGCTGGCACTCACGGGCGCCAGCGCCTATGCGGCGCAGCAGGATGGCAACGGTCAGGGCAACGACGCCGGCCATGGCCGGCGCGTCGTGAAGCACGTGCTGCTGATCAGCGTCGACGGCCTGCACGAGCAGGATCTCGCGCGCTGCATCGGCGCGAACACGTGTCCGAACATCGCGGTGCTCGCGCAAAACGGCGTCACGTACACGAATGCCTATACGCCGGGCCTGTCGGACTCGTTCCCGGGGCTCGCCGCGCTCGTGACGGGCGGCTCGCCGAAGACGGCCGGCCTGTTCTACGACGTGTCGTACGATCGCAACCTGTACGCGCCGAGCGACACGACCTGCTCGGGCAAGCAGGGCTGGAACGTGGTGTTCGACGAGACGACCGGCATCGACGCAATGAACGGCGGCGCGCTCGTGCACCTCGACGGCGGCGGCGCGTTCAATCCGCAGGCGATCCCGCACGCGAAGGTGAATGGTCAGTGCGTGCCGGTCTATCCGCACAACTACGTGAAGACCAACACGGTGTTCGAGGCCGTGAAGGCCGGCGTGCCGAACGCATACACCGCGTGGGCCGACAAGCATGCGTGGGGCTACGACTGGCTGAACGGCCCGTCGGGCACCGGCGTCGACGATCTGATGCGTACCGAGATCAACTCGATCGACCCGGCGACGAACACCGCTTACACCGACGTCTATTCGCACACCGCGCGCTTCGACAACTTGCACGTGCAGGCGCTGGTCAACCAGATCGACGGCCGCGACTCGACCGGCACGAAGAACGCGCCGGTGCCGACGCTGTTCGGCGCCAACTTCCAGACGCTCAGCGTCGCGCAGAAGGCGCCGGTCGCGAAGGGCGGCGGCTATCTCGACGCGAACTTCACGCCGAACGGCCAGGTCGCGAACGCGATTACCTACGTCGACAACTCGATCGGCCGCATCGTCAACGAGCTGAAGCAGCGCAACCTGTACACGTCGACGGCGGTGATCGTCACGGCGAAGCATGGCCAGTCGCCGACCGATCACACGAAGCTCGTGAAGAACGGCGACACGCTGACGAAGCTGCTCGAAGCGAACGACTATCTCGACCCGAACGGCAACTTCGGCCAGAACAACACGACGACGGGCAACCTGAACGACGGTTCGGGCCTGGTCGGCACGGGCTTCGTGCAGACCGACGACGTCGGCCTGATCTGGCTGCGCGACCGCAGCCAGCGCACGGCCGTGGTGCAGACGCTGAAGGCGAACCTCGGCTGCAATGCGCCGGGGATCTGCGCCGACGGCCCGCACGCGTACGTCCTGTACGGCGCGGCGCTGGCCGACCAGTTCGGCGATCCGGCCAACGGCCGCACGCCGGACATCGTCGTCCAGCCGAATCCGGGCGTGATCTACACGTCGAGCACGAAAAAGGACGAGGAACACGGCGGCAACGCGCCGGACGACAGCCACCTCGGCCTGCTCGTGGCGTATCCGGGCCTGCACCGCGCGCGCACCGTGAGCGATTTCGTCGGCACGAAGCAGGTTGCGCCAACGATCCTCGGCCTGCTCGGCGCCGATCCGAAGCTGCTGCACGCGGTCGTGGCCGAGAACACGCACGTGCTGCCGGGGCTCGGCATCGACCACTGA
- a CDS encoding DUF748 domain-containing protein, with the protein MSSADKETVPSTLHALGGVARSRRTRRIGLGVLIFLVLFGLLGFFAAPPLIRHIAEQQLSQQLGRPSTIQRIALNPYTLNLEADGVHVGERGGQGDFIDIGKLVVRPSWASLFRGAPIVNELRVDSPRFHVVRYDAQRFNFTDLIEKFSTPSKPESKPTHFSVSNIQVNDGRIDFDDRLLNEKHVVDNWTLGIPFIATLPSKTDIFVQPKLRARFDGSPIAIDGRTKPFALSRESEVALKFDRLDVPKLISYAPAKLPVIVASGLLSSNLTLNFVMSGDTPSLRVSGTVDFNDAKVTDRASAPLFAARGVHVAAAGLEPLRNALHFDEIRLDQPVVDLARDKQGGLNVEKLAGPSVAAPKADAGKPAASTVAAASAASAASGAKVETVAKEAPPLDLTIRHFAIDGGTINIDDRVPATPTAMSLTKLAATLDGFTLQGKTPAKYTLSTSLSRGGDVKAEGAFSLAAKQADTKLTVDALALPALQPYLGEATRARVLDGTLGASVNAKADWGKTPLDAQVADSTVSLKSLKLATPDAKTPAIVLPDASAKIAKVDVAARTAEIASVDATGLALDVKRLKDGKIDLAALGEPAQAAVPRRTVARKAEAAAPSWHYRIDALNVKESSANFTDLSTPRPVKLAIKPLDLSVQKLSDDMTKSLPVQLKATLNRKGSVNVSGDVTAQPLKLGLKINGNRLDAAAFEPYFGSALNATIASALLNAQGNLTFAQVKDAPRATYRGDVALVDVRMLDKATSDPFAGWRSLALSNLKVNYDEKGTDVDASRVTFSNFYGRVLLDAQGRLNLKDVIAKETGPAQSLTRDASKSEPVPLSPGVTPPAAAQAAAAQLASAPAAASATVVVKAAPPPQNPVRMHFGQLVLQNGRVTYTDNFIKPNYTANLVAIKGTVGAFGTDSTTSAPVDVAANLAGNGPISIKGSVNPLIDKPALDLTATAHDIELTNLTPYSAKYAGYPITKGKLNVDLHYQLANDQLQANNHIFIDQLTFGDHVENDTATKLPVKLAISLLKNTRGEIDVNLPVSGSLSNPEFSVGGLIWRAVLNLIAKAVTSPFTLLANAFGGSGGEDLGYVEFAPGSYALTDAQQKKLDTVVKMLTEKPSIRLDLIGRVDPAKDTPGLRDAYVERLVRQQKLKDVVGQGESIDPMSVKVEPAEYTKYLTRAYKAADFKKPRNLIGLQKTLPDEDMKKALADHAPADDNALRALAQRRAQAVRQYLDGKIDSSRMFVVAPKLDAKGIEDKGATTRVDFGLQ; encoded by the coding sequence ATGTCAAGCGCAGACAAAGAAACCGTACCCTCGACCCTCCATGCCCTCGGCGGCGTTGCACGCTCGCGCCGGACCCGGCGTATCGGCCTCGGCGTGCTGATCTTCCTCGTTTTATTCGGACTGCTCGGATTCTTCGCAGCGCCGCCACTGATCCGCCACATCGCCGAACAGCAACTGAGCCAGCAGCTCGGCCGGCCGTCCACCATCCAGCGCATCGCGCTGAACCCTTACACGCTGAATCTCGAAGCCGACGGCGTGCACGTCGGCGAGCGCGGCGGCCAGGGCGACTTCATCGACATCGGCAAGCTCGTCGTGCGGCCGTCGTGGGCGTCGCTGTTCCGCGGCGCGCCGATCGTCAACGAATTGCGCGTCGACTCGCCGCGCTTCCACGTCGTCCGCTACGACGCGCAACGCTTCAACTTCACCGACCTGATCGAGAAGTTCTCGACGCCGTCCAAACCCGAAAGCAAGCCGACGCATTTCTCGGTGTCGAACATCCAGGTCAACGATGGCCGGATCGACTTCGACGACCGCCTGCTGAACGAAAAGCACGTAGTCGACAACTGGACGCTCGGCATTCCGTTCATCGCGACGCTGCCGTCGAAGACCGACATCTTCGTGCAGCCGAAGCTGCGCGCCCGATTCGACGGCAGCCCGATCGCGATCGACGGCAGGACGAAGCCGTTCGCGCTGTCGCGTGAGTCGGAAGTCGCGCTGAAATTCGACCGGCTCGACGTGCCGAAGCTGATTTCGTACGCGCCGGCGAAGCTGCCGGTGATCGTCGCGAGCGGCCTGCTGAGCAGCAATCTCACGCTGAACTTCGTGATGAGCGGCGACACGCCGTCGCTGCGCGTGTCGGGCACCGTGGATTTCAACGACGCGAAGGTGACCGACCGCGCGTCCGCGCCGCTGTTCGCCGCACGCGGCGTGCACGTCGCGGCCGCCGGTCTCGAGCCGCTGCGCAATGCGCTGCATTTCGACGAGATCCGGCTCGACCAGCCGGTCGTCGACCTCGCGCGCGACAAGCAGGGGGGGCTGAACGTCGAGAAGCTCGCCGGGCCGTCGGTCGCCGCGCCGAAGGCCGACGCAGGCAAGCCGGCCGCATCGACCGTCGCCGCTGCCAGCGCCGCGAGCGCCGCGAGCGGCGCGAAGGTTGAAACCGTGGCGAAGGAAGCGCCGCCGCTCGACCTGACGATCCGTCATTTCGCGATCGACGGCGGCACGATCAACATCGACGACCGCGTGCCCGCGACGCCGACCGCGATGTCGCTGACGAAGCTCGCCGCGACGCTCGACGGCTTCACGTTGCAGGGCAAGACGCCCGCGAAATACACGCTGTCGACGTCGCTGTCGCGCGGCGGCGACGTGAAGGCCGAGGGCGCGTTCAGCCTGGCGGCGAAGCAGGCCGACACGAAGCTGACCGTCGACGCGCTCGCGCTGCCGGCGCTGCAGCCGTATCTCGGCGAGGCGACCCGCGCGCGCGTGCTTGACGGCACGCTCGGCGCGAGCGTCAACGCGAAGGCCGACTGGGGCAAGACGCCGCTCGACGCGCAGGTTGCCGACAGCACGGTGAGCCTGAAGTCGCTCAAGCTCGCGACGCCGGACGCCAAGACCCCCGCGATCGTGCTGCCCGATGCGAGCGCGAAGATCGCGAAGGTCGACGTCGCCGCGCGCACCGCGGAAATCGCGAGCGTCGACGCGACCGGGCTCGCGCTCGACGTGAAGCGCCTGAAGGACGGCAAGATCGACCTGGCTGCGCTGGGCGAACCCGCGCAGGCGGCGGTGCCCAGGCGCACGGTCGCGCGCAAGGCCGAGGCGGCCGCGCCGTCGTGGCATTACCGGATCGACGCGCTGAACGTGAAGGAATCGTCCGCGAACTTCACGGACCTGTCGACGCCGCGCCCGGTGAAGCTCGCGATCAAGCCGCTCGACCTGTCGGTGCAGAAGCTCAGCGACGACATGACGAAGTCGCTGCCGGTGCAGCTGAAGGCGACGCTGAACCGCAAGGGCTCGGTGAACGTGTCGGGCGACGTGACCGCGCAGCCGCTGAAGCTCGGCCTGAAGATCAACGGCAACCGGCTCGATGCGGCCGCGTTCGAGCCGTACTTCGGCAGCGCGCTGAACGCGACCATCGCAAGCGCACTGCTGAACGCGCAGGGCAACCTGACGTTCGCGCAGGTGAAGGACGCGCCGCGCGCGACCTATCGCGGCGATGTCGCGCTGGTCGACGTGCGGATGCTCGACAAGGCGACGTCCGACCCGTTCGCGGGCTGGCGTTCGCTCGCGCTGTCGAACCTGAAGGTGAACTACGACGAAAAGGGCACCGACGTCGACGCTTCGCGCGTGACGTTCTCGAACTTCTACGGCCGCGTGCTGCTCGATGCGCAGGGGCGGCTGAACCTGAAGGACGTCATCGCGAAGGAGACGGGCCCCGCGCAATCGCTGACGCGCGACGCGAGCAAGAGCGAACCGGTGCCGCTTTCGCCGGGCGTGACGCCGCCGGCCGCCGCGCAGGCCGCGGCCGCGCAACTGGCGTCCGCGCCGGCTGCCGCATCGGCGACGGTCGTCGTGAAGGCCGCGCCGCCGCCGCAGAATCCGGTGCGCATGCATTTCGGCCAGCTCGTGCTGCAGAACGGCCGCGTGACCTACACCGACAACTTCATCAAGCCGAACTACACGGCGAACCTGGTCGCGATCAAGGGGACGGTCGGCGCGTTTGGCACGGACTCGACGACGTCCGCGCCGGTCGACGTCGCCGCGAACCTCGCGGGCAACGGGCCGATCTCGATCAAGGGCTCGGTGAACCCGCTGATCGACAAGCCGGCGCTGGATCTCACGGCGACCGCGCACGATATCGAGCTGACCAACCTGACACCGTATTCGGCGAAGTACGCCGGCTACCCGATCACGAAGGGCAAGCTCAACGTCGACCTGCATTACCAGCTCGCGAACGATCAGTTGCAGGCGAACAACCACATCTTCATCGACCAGCTCACGTTCGGCGATCACGTCGAAAACGACACGGCGACGAAGCTGCCCGTGAAGCTCGCGATCTCGCTGCTGAAGAACACGCGCGGCGAGATCGACGTGAACCTGCCGGTGTCGGGCTCGCTGTCGAATCCGGAGTTCAGCGTCGGCGGGCTGATCTGGCGCGCGGTGCTGAACCTGATCGCGAAGGCGGTCACGTCGCCGTTCACGCTGCTCGCAAATGCGTTCGGCGGCAGCGGCGGCGAGGATCTCGGCTACGTCGAGTTCGCGCCGGGCTCTTACGCGCTGACCGACGCGCAGCAGAAGAAGCTCGACACCGTCGTGAAGATGCTGACCGAGAAGCCGTCGATCCGGCTGGACCTGATCGGCCGCGTCGATCCGGCGAAAGACACGCCGGGGCTGCGCGACGCGTACGTCGAGCGGCTGGTGCGTCAGCAGAAGCTGAAGGACGTGGTCGGCCAGGGCGAGAGCATCGATCCGATGTCGGTGAAGGTCGAACCGGCCGAGTACACCAAGTACCTGACGCGTGCATACAAGGCCGCCGACTTCAAGAAGCCGCGCAACCTGATCGGCCTGCAGAAGACGCTGCCCGATGAGGACATGAAGAAGGCGCTCGCCGATCACGCGCCGGCCGACGACAATGCGCTGCGCGCGCTCGCGCAGCGGCGCGCACAGGCCGTGCGCCAATACCTCGACGGCAAGATCGATTCGAGCCGCATGTTCGTCGTGGCGCCGAAGCTCGATGCGAAGGGCATCGAGGACAAGGGCGCGACGACCCGCGTCGACTTCGGCCTGCAGTAA
- a CDS encoding DUF1254 domain-containing protein, producing the protein MIENLRESISLRRAAGASLALAALLTGCASQPDAIQRKTGWMRAEVADSYVYAYPLVLMDVAKEAATGGDGAQPGQAPLNTLRHAQALPPVGALNPPLPGVDTLDSTGWLDVGAEPVIVTLPDTRGRYWDARALDMWTNVLWSSSSVAARGARGAARSQTIAFAAKGWQGTLPKGVLRIDVPSANAWLEVRLQTSGGRDLTNVKKLQRAIRVVPLSVYTGSMRGASVAVHAGSAPSEAASGGTPAEQVAALDPKAFFTRFAQALQDNPAPADDAHANELLGDIGVSAGYPVLWTGDRLSAATAGVAEARARLATPPSNLLSANGWSWIGDTAGKYGQDYALRAYAAYTQFGTATRDDETLALVRVDSDGHPLNGANRYVLHFAPGALPPVRGFWTLTPYATNGSLPDVGSARRSLGDRDRLRRNHDGSIDVVVSASPGGTHAANWLPAPRADFALALRLYAPKPQASDGSWMPPAVVRK; encoded by the coding sequence ATGATTGAAAACCTACGAGAATCAATTTCTCTGCGGCGCGCGGCAGGCGCGTCGCTGGCTCTGGCGGCACTGCTGACGGGATGCGCGTCGCAACCGGATGCGATTCAGCGGAAAACCGGCTGGATGCGTGCCGAAGTGGCCGACTCCTATGTATACGCCTATCCGCTCGTGCTGATGGACGTCGCGAAGGAAGCCGCGACGGGCGGCGACGGCGCGCAGCCGGGCCAGGCGCCGCTCAACACGCTGCGTCACGCGCAGGCGCTGCCGCCCGTCGGTGCGCTCAATCCGCCGCTGCCGGGCGTCGACACGCTCGACTCGACCGGCTGGCTCGACGTCGGCGCCGAGCCGGTGATCGTGACGCTGCCGGATACCCGCGGCCGCTACTGGGATGCCCGCGCGCTCGACATGTGGACGAACGTGCTGTGGTCGTCGTCGAGCGTGGCGGCGCGCGGCGCTCGCGGCGCCGCGCGATCGCAAACGATTGCCTTCGCCGCGAAGGGCTGGCAGGGCACGCTGCCGAAGGGCGTATTGCGTATCGACGTGCCGTCGGCGAACGCATGGCTCGAAGTGCGGCTGCAGACGAGCGGCGGGCGCGACCTCACGAACGTGAAGAAACTGCAGCGGGCGATCCGCGTGGTGCCGCTGTCCGTCTATACGGGCAGCATGCGCGGCGCGTCGGTCGCGGTCCATGCGGGTAGCGCGCCGTCGGAAGCGGCGAGCGGCGGCACGCCGGCCGAGCAGGTGGCCGCGCTCGACCCGAAGGCGTTCTTCACGCGCTTCGCGCAGGCGCTGCAGGACAATCCGGCACCCGCCGACGACGCGCACGCGAACGAATTGCTCGGTGACATCGGCGTGTCGGCCGGTTACCCGGTGCTGTGGACGGGCGATCGCCTGAGCGCCGCGACGGCCGGTGTCGCCGAGGCACGCGCGCGGCTCGCGACGCCGCCGTCGAACCTGCTGAGCGCGAACGGCTGGAGCTGGATCGGCGACACGGCCGGCAAGTACGGCCAGGACTATGCGCTGCGCGCGTACGCGGCGTACACGCAGTTCGGCACGGCGACGCGCGACGACGAGACGCTCGCGCTCGTGCGTGTCGACAGCGACGGCCACCCGCTGAACGGCGCGAACCGCTACGTGCTGCACTTCGCGCCGGGCGCGCTGCCGCCGGTGCGTGGGTTCTGGACGCTCACGCCGTACGCGACGAACGGCTCGCTGCCCGATGTCGGCTCGGCGCGCCGCTCGCTCGGCGACCGCGACCGGCTGCGCCGCAATCACGACGGCTCGATCGATGTGGTCGTGTCCGCGTCGCCGGGCGGCACGCACGCGGCCAACTGGCTGCCGGCGCCACGCGCCGATTTCGCGCTCGCACTGCGACTCTACGCGCCGAAGCCCCAGGCGAGCGACGGCTCGTGGATGCCGCCCGCCGTCGTCCGAAAATGA
- a CDS encoding heavy metal translocating P-type ATPase, which yields MTEPLASAAMQTIELTIDGMHCDGCTGRVQRALAAVPGVIEAAVDLDAHAATVTAQETVEPAQLVAAVDAAGYRAAVREAAVEAVATAHAEHANARAATATTAQPAPAASIELDIDGMTCASCVSRVEKALAKVPGVTRASVNLATERATIDAAPDVSASQLADAVRQAGYGATPVAAPPAASRDLEFDIEGMTCASCVGRVEKALAAVPGVAHASVNLATERASVHGTGALDAATLIAAVATAGYRASLAAAPDAGVLADAEARAGEPAQAPDARKRREAIRERNLVIGSAVLSAPLVVPMLVGPFGVDAMLPGWLQLVLASIVQFGFGARFYRAAWHAVKARTGNMDLLVALGTSAAFGLSLWMLLRDSAHPGHLYFEASAVIITLVRFGKWLEARAKRQTTEAIRALNALRPDRARVVEHGVERDLPLAQVRVGTIVSIRPGERVPVDGRIVSGRSHVDESLITGESLPVPKDDGDPVTAGSINGEGALVVETTAIGAETTLARIIRLVESAQAEKAPIQRLVDRVSEVFVPAILGIAVLTLVGWLIAGAGIETATLNAVAVLVIACPCALGLATPAAIMAGTGVAARHGVLIKDAQALELAQRATVIAFDKTGTLTEGKPSVTAFDAVDIPREQALALAAAVQRQSDHPLARAVVAAHDADVVTHGGTGSTEIVAADARAVAGRGVEARVGGQRLALGSTRWRDELGIVVPPELDARAAELERAGNTISWLMRADAPRALLALIAFGDTVKPGARDAVAALAARGVASVLVTGDNRGSAAAVAATLGIGEVHAQVLPDDKARVVAELKRTHGGIVAMVGDGINDAPALAAADVGIAMATGTDVAMHTAGITLMRGDPALVADAIDISKRTYRKIQQNLFWAFVYNLIGVPLAALGWLNPVIAGAAMAFSSVSVVTNALLLRRWKGRAR from the coding sequence ATGACTGAACCACTCGCCTCCGCCGCCATGCAAACGATCGAACTGACCATCGACGGCATGCATTGCGACGGCTGCACGGGCCGCGTGCAGCGTGCGCTGGCCGCCGTGCCGGGCGTCATCGAGGCCGCGGTCGATCTCGACGCGCATGCGGCGACGGTGACCGCTCAGGAGACCGTCGAGCCCGCACAGCTCGTCGCCGCGGTCGATGCCGCCGGCTATCGGGCAGCCGTGCGCGAAGCGGCTGTCGAAGCCGTTGCGACCGCGCACGCCGAGCACGCAAACGCCCGAGCCGCAACGGCGACGACGGCACAGCCCGCGCCCGCCGCCAGCATCGAACTCGACATCGACGGCATGACCTGCGCGTCGTGCGTGTCGCGCGTCGAAAAGGCGCTGGCGAAGGTGCCCGGCGTCACGCGCGCGTCCGTCAACCTCGCCACCGAGCGCGCGACCATCGACGCGGCACCGGACGTTTCCGCGTCGCAACTGGCCGACGCGGTGCGGCAAGCCGGCTACGGTGCGACGCCGGTCGCCGCGCCGCCGGCCGCTTCCCGCGATCTCGAATTCGACATCGAAGGCATGACGTGCGCCTCCTGCGTCGGACGCGTCGAAAAGGCGCTGGCCGCCGTGCCTGGCGTCGCGCACGCGTCGGTCAATCTCGCGACGGAACGCGCCTCGGTACACGGCACCGGCGCGCTCGACGCCGCCACGCTGATCGCGGCGGTCGCGACGGCCGGTTATCGGGCGTCGCTCGCCGCTGCACCGGACGCGGGCGTGTTGGCCGACGCCGAAGCCCGCGCCGGCGAACCCGCGCAAGCCCCCGACGCCCGCAAGCGCCGCGAAGCGATCCGCGAACGCAATCTCGTGATCGGCTCGGCCGTGCTGAGCGCGCCGCTCGTCGTGCCGATGCTCGTCGGGCCGTTCGGCGTCGACGCGATGCTGCCCGGCTGGCTGCAGCTCGTGCTCGCGTCGATCGTCCAGTTCGGTTTCGGCGCGCGCTTCTACCGCGCCGCCTGGCACGCCGTGAAGGCACGCACCGGCAACATGGACCTGCTCGTCGCGCTCGGCACGTCGGCCGCGTTCGGCCTGAGCCTGTGGATGCTGCTGCGCGACTCCGCGCACCCCGGCCACCTGTATTTCGAGGCATCGGCCGTCATCATCACGCTGGTGCGCTTCGGCAAATGGCTCGAAGCGCGCGCGAAACGCCAGACGACCGAGGCGATCCGCGCGCTGAATGCGCTCCGTCCCGACCGCGCTCGCGTCGTCGAGCACGGCGTCGAACGCGACCTGCCGCTGGCGCAGGTGCGCGTAGGCACGATCGTCAGCATCCGTCCCGGCGAGCGGGTGCCCGTCGACGGGCGGATCGTGTCGGGCCGCTCGCACGTCGACGAATCGCTGATCACCGGCGAAAGCCTGCCGGTGCCGAAGGACGACGGCGATCCGGTCACGGCCGGCTCGATCAACGGCGAAGGCGCGCTCGTCGTCGAAACCACCGCGATCGGCGCGGAGACGACGCTCGCGCGCATCATCCGCCTCGTCGAATCCGCGCAGGCGGAAAAGGCGCCGATCCAGCGGCTCGTCGATCGCGTCAGCGAAGTGTTCGTGCCGGCGATCCTCGGCATCGCCGTGCTGACGCTGGTCGGCTGGCTGATCGCCGGCGCCGGCATCGAGACGGCGACACTCAACGCGGTCGCGGTGCTCGTCATCGCGTGCCCGTGCGCGCTCGGCCTCGCGACGCCCGCAGCGATCATGGCGGGCACCGGCGTCGCGGCCCGCCATGGCGTGCTGATCAAGGACGCCCAGGCACTCGAACTCGCGCAGCGCGCCACGGTGATCGCGTTCGACAAGACCGGCACGCTGACCGAAGGCAAACCGTCCGTGACGGCATTCGACGCCGTCGACATTCCACGTGAGCAAGCGCTCGCTCTCGCGGCCGCGGTCCAGCGGCAAAGCGACCACCCGCTCGCTCGCGCCGTGGTCGCCGCGCACGATGCGGACGTCGTGACCCACGGCGGCACGGGTTCGACCGAGATCGTCGCGGCCGATGCGCGCGCGGTGGCCGGACGCGGCGTCGAGGCGCGCGTCGGCGGGCAGCGTCTCGCACTCGGCAGCACCCGCTGGCGCGACGAACTCGGCATCGTCGTGCCGCCCGAACTCGACGCGCGTGCCGCGGAACTCGAACGCGCGGGCAACACGATTTCATGGCTGATGCGTGCCGACGCGCCGCGCGCGCTGCTCGCGCTGATCGCATTCGGCGACACCGTGAAGCCCGGCGCGCGCGACGCGGTCGCGGCACTGGCGGCGCGCGGCGTCGCGAGCGTGCTTGTTACGGGCGACAATCGCGGCAGCGCGGCGGCCGTCGCGGCGACACTCGGGATCGGCGAAGTGCATGCGCAGGTGCTGCCCGACGACAAGGCGCGCGTGGTGGCCGAACTGAAACGCACGCACGGCGGAATCGTCGCAATGGTCGGCGACGGGATCAACGACGCGCCCGCGCTCGCCGCGGCCGATGTCGGCATCGCGATGGCGACCGGCACCGACGTCGCGATGCATACGGCCGGCATCACGCTGATGCGCGGCGACCCGGCGCTCGTCGCCGACGCAATCGACATCTCGAAGCGGACGTATCGGAAGATCCAGCAGAACCTGTTCTGGGCGTTCGTCTACAACCTGATCGGCGTGCCGCTCGCGGCGCTCGGCTGGCTGAATCCGGTGATCGCGGGGGCGGCGATGGCGTTCTCCAGCGTGAGCGTCGTGACGAACGCGTTGCTGTTGCGGAGATGGAAAGGCCGCGCACGGTGA